tctgatctacgcttctcttcatcagCGGCGGTTGCTATTCTGGTGCGTTGATCAGGTgagaccttagcacgacgacttctcgactgtctactacaatatgTTTCCCTCGGCTCCAGTGAAGGAGGGGTGCTGACAGCGGCATGCCTTCAGCTCgctcagtgcttgtagtcgttgctaggtggtcgattgacctagatgtaatttttattattttctggTGTTCTTTGTTCTGTCATGACaattgatgaatagattgaaagttttcttgaaaagaaaaaatgagctttggagcagaCATGAATAGTTTTTTTGACATGCCAAATCGGTcacaaagtgactacaatggtgctccatTTAGTTTTTTTAGGGGTTGGTGCTCGATTTGATGTGTTTCGACTTTCGAGTAAGGTTTTTTTTTCGAGAGAGTCGGGTAAGGTATTCTAGGGAAAATCCTATTCGACGCGCTTTGCGTCAAACTGTCGATGAATCGCACAGGTGTCGCGACCTTGCGAACGACTTGGGTTGGCCCATCTGTAACGTACCTACAGTTTTTAGGTTCAcaggttttttttttctttcttctctctgttttttcttttctcttttattttttcattttcttttatttttccttttcaagTTAATTTATTTTTTCAACAAATTTTTAGCAATTTTAATGTTCGTATTTCTTAAAACTTGTTTATTTTCCATATTTTgttcctattttcaaattttgttcagaaatttcaaaaaatatatatttcaaAACGTGTTCACTTCATTTCCAAATATGTATATATATTCAAAAAAGTTTTAAAAGTTCTGAAAATATTTCctaattttgttcacaaattcaaaaaatataggatttcagaaaatgttcctgctttcaaaaaaattcaaaaattaaaaaagttcatgtttccaaaaattgtttgcaaattcaaaaatgttAGGGAAATTTCATAAATTGTTCGTGTTTTGATTAAATTTTTcatttttagaaaaatgttcgcatttttacAAAAACAATTCATGTTTCCAAAAATTTGTTTGCCAATTCAAAAATGGTAGGCTAATTTTATAAACTGTTCGTGTTttccaaatttaaaaaaaatccgaaTTTTTTCAAAAAGTGTTGCGAGTGCTTTTGTTCATTGTTTTCACacctattcaaaaaatgttcgggcaTTAAAAAATTGTTCTCATTTTCAATCATTGTTCGCCAATtgcaaaaaatgttcacgttttcaTTTTTTCCGGAGTTTCAAAAGATGTCCCAGTTTCATAAATTGTTTGCAAGATTCAACAATTATTTGTGGTTTCAAATTTTGTTtaggaatttcaaaatatgttcacgtCTCCAAATTTTGTTTTGGAATCTGGAAAAATGTTCCCGTTCCAAGAAatcttcatgattttgaaaaaaaaatccggTTTTTTGAAAAAGAGTTTTTAGAAAAATTGTTCAGAAATTTGGAAAGAGTTTGTGTTTCATAGAACATTCTGTTTTTTGACTTAAAATGTTCTGAACGTCAAATTTTGTTAATTCTTTTGAAATACGTTCGGTGTTTCAAAATTAATTCCTTTTTGTTaaaattaaaatttaaaaaatgTGCTCTAATATTTTACAAAATTGTTCCAAAGTAAAAATAACTCCTTCATAAATTTTGTTCTTATTTTCCGAAGACTATTTTTGTCAAAATATGTTTGAAATTCTAAATTTTGTTCTTGCTTTTCAAAGACTATTTTGGAATTTCACATTTACTTCacatttcttcaaaaattcttttGTGTGTTTTCGAAAtgtgttcaaattttcaaaaatatatatGCTACTGTACATGTAAAGCAAATAAGATCCAACTGGGAATATCCCGCAAAGGTAAGTTGCGAAATATGTTTGCGATGCCTTTTTCTTCACATGTGGCCGTTTACTTTAGTGGTAAGCAGCGCTGCGGAGCAGAGCGATGTCCCGTGCTCGAATGCTGTGGCATCTCTTTTGATTTTTCGATTTTTACTGCGGTTAACTATTGGCGGTGTGTCTTAGTGGGCTGGCCGAGCCACACGGCTCCTGTGTGCGTCGCTCTCCGTATTCGCCGCAGAATGCGGCGCATATGAGGTCCCGTTTTCTAGGGCATCTGCAGCTCATCTGGTTTGGCATGTCAGCCCAAACCAGGCCCGTGACAGATGCTCAGGTTAGCAGCCCATCCATGCGAACCACAAGACAGCAAGGCCCGCCCGCTCCCGCGAGAACGGCCTAAAACCCTAGCAAACCCGCGTTCGCGGCCGTCCGTTCTCTGCTCGCCGCCGCGCCTCAATCGTCGGGAACATGAGCGGCGCGACGGGCACCGCCGACTTCTTCTACCGGGAGGCGCTGCGCCTCGGCTACGTCGCCCGCTCCGCCTTCAAGGTCAGCACCGCCTCGTTCCTCCGGCCCCGCTCTCCCTCCCCGCGCTCCGCCTTGGATCAATCTCTCACGCGACTCGCTTCTCTTCCCCGCCGCTGCAGCTGATCCAGATACAGAAGCAGCACAAGCTCATCGCCCCGGGCGCCGCCGTGCTCGACCTCGGGTGCGCCCCCGGGGCGTGGCTCCAGGTGGCCTGCCAGAACCTGGGCCCGCTCGAGAAGGGCGGCCTGGTCGTCGGCGTCGATGTCAAGGTCCGCCAATCTGCTGATTGTGTGATTGACGGGCGGGGTGTCGGGTCTGATTTTGGTGCTCGGTTGTTGCAGAGCAGAAGGTGAAGGTCCCCTCGGCGCACTGCGACTCACGGGTCAGGACGGTCTGCACCGATGTGATGGCTCTGATGAAGCAGCAAGCCCGAGCTATGTCGCCGCAGGTTCGATAATAGCCTGCTTTTTTTAATCTACTCGATGAAATGGAATTTGGCTGGATTTGTATTTTGCTTAGATTAGTGGAATTATATATGTACTGATCAAATTTGTGTTATTCTGAGTTCGAAATGTGGCTTGATTGGTTCAAATTCATGACATCTTTGCACTATAAATCCATATATTGGGACTATTTTCACAGCAGAAATATAGTCCCGAAGAGTTCTCCCAAAAGGGTATCGGGGTTTATTGGCTGACAGTGTTTGTTACAAAAAGAACTGTTAAGTAAACCAAATTTAATGCCCTGAGTTGTTAAAATATAACCAAATAATTGTAGTTTATCCATCAGCCATCATATATGGTGCATAACAGATGGCAAAACACATACCTACAAGGTCGAACAATATTTACCAGAGAATGAAGCATTGGTTGGAGATATGAGAATGTAATTGCATATGATGCTGCCTATTATGAAGGGCCAACATGTATTAATTAAACCGCAGTTTCTAGCCTTCTGTCAAAATCACAATATTTACTTGATTACTAGAACTTTTGAGACTGGTCTGTTTTATTTGTCATCACATATTTGGCCCAACTATCTGTCGTGTCCACCCCTTAAAACTATGAAGCTTCACTAATCTCAGCATTGAAATCGCCAGTGCCTGATTTCATGGTGGATGATTAGAAATACCAGATCAAGGACTGTCACCTATATTTGTGCTGTTGATCTTGCTAGTGGTTGCTCTGTTCATTTGTTGATTAATTTATGCTACTCTGTTGTTCAGGAACGAGGATTTTCTGTGATATTATCCGACATGTGTCCGGTAGTTTCAGGGATCACAACCAGAGACGAAGCTATATCTTGTGAGCTGGGCATGCGTGCGCTCTCGTTGGCAGTTGGTAAGATAAAAGTCAAAGAATCGGCTGACTATCGTGAGACTATGGAGAGGTTTCAGACCTCCACGGGCCCAGATCCTGATGAGGACGGTGTTCTTAGACGTGGAGGCAGCCTAGTAATCAAGTTTCTTGAGAACGAGGATATACCAGGTAGATCTTACAAGCAGATTTTGTTTTGTTATTGCTGCAGTTCATATCATATCAACATGAATGATTGTCTGTTGCCCTGCTGCAGGGTTTAACAAATTTTGCAAAGAGAAGTTTAAGAAAGTATCTCTCCTGAGGCCTAAGGCGACGAGGTCTAGTTCGAGGGAGATCTACATGATCTGCGAAGGTTTGCGGTAGAAGATTGGCCACCACTCACCTCCCTTGAGATCCTGCAAGCTTGTGCTGAGCAGAGTGGCTGGGCCGAGAGCTCTACAAATTTGCCGTTGAGCTGTAGGCGTGTATGTCTGAGATGATGCTAACTTCATCGGCAATTCATGATTACTGAGTTGAGGAAACTCGATGATATCTCTTCTGGAGGAAACTTGATGATACCTCTTTGTAACAGCTCTATTGGCTTGCTTTCGTGCTTTTAGAAGAAAAACGGTTGTACTTGTTTTGATAACCGTGTTCATTCATCTCTAACCTGTGTGCTGTATCATCTGTCTTTCAAGGCATCGTGTTTTAATATTGTTTCTTAGCGAATTTGCTACAGTACATATTTAGATAAAACATTCTGGGTGAGAAACAGAGAAACAGAACGATTGCTCTGAAATATCTCTTATTTTAGCCGCTCTGAAATTTCTCTTGAGCCCGTGTGGAAATCGTGCTTAGAAATGACTTGGTGGTGCCCCCTTCCGGTTGCTTGGATATTGttctttttaacacagtacaatagAAGTCGCTCACATACACAAGTATACACTTAACCCCGTGAATATACACACATACATCCTATCTCTATGAGCATTTCCGAGAGACTGAGCGGTCAtagcatcttgagattttacgaagtcaccacagCTGTCTCGCAGTCAATGagaacgtctcctctcactgaacgAATATCGCCGAAAGTTTGGAGCACAAATGTCAAAACTAGGACTTGGACTCTGATGGGTTGGGTTGGGAATACTACTGTCCTTCTAAGTCCTAACCGTACAACCAGCTGTAAATAGGAAGCTGAATTTGCTGCTTGTGAAGCGGGCATGGAACTAGCTGGGCACTGGTTTTTGAGTCCACCGTGACTAGAATCTGAGTGCACTTGCATCGTTGCACTGAGAATCCAGTATGTATAACATAACATAATTAAACTGGCTAAGCCAGCgatttttttcctaattttgaaTTTCTTTCACTTGCAATGACAATTTACCGGGAGACAACGTGTGTAAATAGGGATCCTATTGGGTAAACTTCTGCGTGTCCCGTTTTTCCGCCGCATTTACTGGGACGTTTCATGAAACTAGGCCGACCGCCCTCTCCCCACCGTGTTGTGccttttcttcctctaaaaaaaatGCCTCTCATCTCTCTAGGGGACGGGAGGAGGAGCGGCGAGGTTGTCTCCTCCGACCTCTTCCCTGGCAGCCATCTGGGGCCACTAAATGATCAAGAAATTTTACATGTATTCGTGAGTTTTATCTTAATTCTTACACGCATGATTTAATGTACCTCGAAATCTAATTACACGATGGAGAAGAACAGAAATGAAACTAACAAAAAAACAAAGATAGGCCCTCTCAACCAGGATGGAGTACTTTTAGCAGGGTGTCATCAAACTTGCTTCGGCGGTGCTTTTTCGTCGTCTCTTCAATCTGGAGAGGCACCCTAATGGACACGGGGAGAAAGCATGCGAAACGCGTCGCTCGTAATGGAAAGAAAGTTAATACTATTAATTATTAATGTAGAAATAAGCTGCTAGTCGGATTATCAAATCTACtattccctccgtccgaaaaagtttGTCCCTTAAATAGATGTGTCTAGCACCaaattagtgctagatacatccatttgatggacaagcttgggacaagttttttcggatggagggagtacatatgccACGGAAAATAGTTCGACCATGAATTCCTTCGTGATTCGGAGCAATAGGTCGACCACGTAGCTGAGAATTAGTTGCACGATCACACATTAGCCGGTTTATATACACCGAGGTGTTTAGAAGTTGGTTATGCATGAGCAAGTACGCATAAACACCAACAATGTTGCACTGACCGCAGGTTACAGAATAAACAGATGGGCACAACATAGCACGATTTGTATGGAAAAGGTGGTGGAGTGGGGGGCGAAATTCAGGGACAAGAGTTTCGAGGTTAGGAGAAAGCCACGACTCCTTTTTGAAATAATCTGTACCAATATGCTCGTAGGTGTACCATTCTTACATTAACACGGATCAGATCGTGCGCTGGCACATCAGTTATGTTTGATATCTGGCCAACAGACATGACAGACAGTTAATGAATAAGTACCAGCTAGTAGCACATCCATCAAGCTCATTTGGCACATAGTAGCATATCCATCCAGCTCATTCGTGAGTCGTGCATCAAAGCATGAATTAGATCACACGAGTGAGCAATGGATCAATGCATGCATTAAATCCTCCTCCGTAGCCAAGAAAACAGCATCTGCTAATCTTCTTTATTTGCCTATGTTTCACAGAGGCTTCAAGAGGCATAATCCCCTTTACAATTCGCCACTAGAAGACCCTAACTTTCAGCATAACCTTGAGTTTCCATAAGGATGACCACATCTGTTCTTCTCTCCTGAGGATTCCGTAGATGACCCTTCATCTGGAGCAGAATGCTCTTTTTGATTCACTAAAGCACGACACACATATTTAAAAGAGTATATACACCTGATCTCTCAAGGTTCCAACTTCCAAGCATAAAGTCATCACCACTCCTTGACGCAATGGAATGTTTAAGATTGCCTTAGCGTTTGGTGATATGAACTGGTCTTGAACCATGTCCAATTTCCATCTCCAAATCCATCTGCGGTTCCGTATGTCCATCTGCGGTCTCTTCCTACATGGCATTCTTGAGCTTCTTCCTGGTGTCTCTGCCTCATGCAACCTATTTTGGCTGCTGATCGGCATACGAAGCCTTCAGATAATGATGAACCTAATTACAATTCCATGACACAATTCAATACAAAGATTATCATGAAAGATTGCCGAATAAGTTTGATGGGTGAAGATTCTCCAAGCATTATTGGATCATTGACTTGGAAGCCCTCGGATGGATATTTGATAACCAACTACAATTGCGACTTGGATGACCTCCCAACAATGCTTATGCAGCaggtaaacttgtgataaagcctTGTGAGTTCTTTATCGCGGCTATGCATTCGATTAAGAGAGTTAGTTTTCTACACCCCAACTCGGTGCACccacgcaagaaaacatagcaaaacattttttaaaaatctgAAACTTTATGGGAATGATCATCAACAAATATTATGGGCACTTGCAAAGTTTGGTGgtcaaataacattcgaggagctcTGTACAGAAAAGACAAAATCACTGAAAATTAGTCAAAGTGTAAGTGCACTGTTTAAAGCAGATTTTGTCTTTTTTATAgagctcctcgaatgttatttTACCACTAAACTTTGCAAGTGCCCAtaacatttgttgatgatcattGCCACAAAGTTTCAGAATGTTTTAAATGTTTTACTATGTTTTCTTGCGTGGGTGCACCTGAGTGCACCGAGCTGGGTTCAGCCACTACTTTCCCTTTGATTAATTTATTAAGGCTACTACCGTCGGAGGTATCTATGATTCAGAAGGCTGAAGCATCATTTGTGCAGAGAACACATATAATGCTAGTACATTTTAGTACCATTGCATGCTTCCTTCTTTTAGAATTTAATAGTTTGAGACACACTTCATCATAGGGCACCGAGTACATGTCTACATATCTGCAGGTGGCAAGCCAAGTGGTAATGGCTACACGAAGAAGCTGGTCCTCGACTCAATGAGTCGCTGATCAGCGGCAGGTGCGTGTGGGAGAGACACAGATGACCTCAGATTTTTCATTTTTTAGGGAAAGATGGCCTCGGGATGTTTATTTATGAAAATGGAGTTTGGGGGTACAGCTACTTTGTAGGCCAATACAGTGAAGCACTACAGACCAAAATCTCACACAATAAGATAGGAGCAAAAGAAAAAAAGCCTACATCCCTGGATATCTAAACCACACCCTAAGGATGTTAAACACATCAACTCCCACTAAAGAAACCAGACCAACAACATCAGTTCTACACACTCGCCAAGTAGCATATTTATATCATAGGCTAACCCAGACTTTGACAACAAATTCTTCGAACAGCAGGCCCCCAAACGTGCGCCAGCCTGAAAACCTCGCTTGCCACCTGAGAGAGTCCTTTAGATACCGTGTCAAGCATTTTTG
This window of the Triticum aestivum cultivar Chinese Spring chromosome 5D, IWGSC CS RefSeq v2.1, whole genome shotgun sequence genome carries:
- the LOC123126009 gene encoding ribosomal RNA large subunit methyltransferase E: MSGATGTADFFYREALRLGYVARSAFKLIQIQKQHKLIAPGAAVLDLGCAPGAWLQVACQNLGPLEKGGLVVGVDVKKVKVPSAHCDSRVRTVCTDVMALMKQQARAMSPQERGFSVILSDMCPVVSGITTRDEAISCELGMRALSLAVGKIKVKESADYRETMERFQTSTGPDPDEDGVLRRGGSLVIKFLENEDIPGFNKFCKEKFKKVSLLRPKATRSSSREIYMICEGLR